A window from Marinagarivorans cellulosilyticus encodes these proteins:
- a CDS encoding KpsF/GutQ family sugar-phosphate isomerase translates to MSHKTTPQQFIDAGKSTVTIEQDAVNALSHKIDDNFAQACERLFYCKGRIVVMGVGKSGHVGKKIAATLASTGTPAFFVHPAEASHGDLGMITKDDIVLTLSNSGNSAEILALLPALKRQDITVISMVGNTDSALAKGADIVLDASVEKEACPLNLAPTASTTVAMVMGDALAVALLEARQFTRDDFARSHPGGTLGRRLLLRVQDVMRSDGEIPAVTPDTPLTETLAIMSSKGLGMTTVVDPQHKLLGIFTDGDLRRAIDTGANISNACIGEIMTKKPQTTSAETLAIQALETMEERKITTLVVADDKNHILGVLHLHDLLRAGLV, encoded by the coding sequence ATGAGCCATAAAACAACGCCACAGCAATTTATCGACGCTGGTAAAAGCACCGTCACTATCGAGCAAGATGCCGTAAACGCATTGAGCCACAAAATTGATGACAATTTTGCACAAGCTTGCGAGCGCCTATTCTATTGTAAAGGGCGAATAGTCGTTATGGGCGTAGGAAAATCAGGGCATGTCGGGAAAAAAATTGCTGCCACACTGGCGAGTACTGGCACACCCGCGTTTTTTGTTCACCCAGCAGAAGCCAGCCATGGCGATCTAGGTATGATCACCAAAGACGACATCGTTTTAACACTATCAAATTCTGGCAACTCGGCAGAAATTTTAGCGTTACTCCCAGCCTTAAAACGCCAAGACATTACCGTTATTAGCATGGTTGGCAATACCGACTCAGCATTAGCGAAAGGGGCCGATATCGTACTTGACGCCAGCGTCGAAAAAGAAGCTTGCCCACTCAATTTAGCTCCTACCGCCAGCACCACCGTTGCAATGGTAATGGGTGATGCGCTCGCAGTTGCACTACTCGAGGCAAGGCAATTTACTCGCGACGATTTTGCTCGCTCGCACCCCGGCGGCACCCTTGGGCGCCGTTTGTTGCTGCGGGTACAAGACGTTATGCGTAGCGACGGAGAAATCCCTGCCGTTACACCCGATACGCCACTCACCGAAACTCTGGCCATCATGAGCAGTAAAGGGCTTGGCATGACTACCGTAGTCGACCCGCAGCACAAACTGCTTGGCATATTTACCGACGGTGATTTACGACGTGCAATCGATACTGGCGCCAATATTAGCAATGCCTGTATTGGCGAAATCATGACAAAAAAACCGCAAACAACCAGCGCCGAAACTCTGGCTATTCAGGCGCTCGAAACGATGGAAGAGCGCAAAATTACAACATTGGTTGTTGCCGATGATAAAAATCATATTCTTGGTGTCCTACACCTTCACGACTTACTACGCGCAGGGCTGGTGTAA
- a CDS encoding calcium/sodium antiporter codes for MPELLPAALAILAGFVGLVWSADRFVGASAAIAKLAGLSPLIIGLTIVSLGTSAPEVMVSLSAALRGAGDLAVGNALGSNLANIGMVLGATALIARLPIQKHLLTCELPVLLLVTAAAGFVLYDAKLTWVDGVILAGLLIPVMLFIIRAKTRDLTPGEVVAEEEEIPDMSKGQAWLWFVIGLAVLIGSAELLVFGAETTALAFGVSPLIVGLTVIAIGTSLPELAASVMSALKGHHDIALGNIIGSNIFNLLAVMAVPGLIQTTQIDPAAFSRDYASMAGLTLLLALGMAAAFLFRADKSKAGIGWPFGLSMLGLYAGYYVILYQTTAQ; via the coding sequence ATGCCAGAATTACTGCCCGCCGCGCTTGCCATTCTTGCGGGTTTTGTTGGTTTGGTTTGGAGCGCCGATCGCTTTGTTGGCGCCAGTGCAGCCATCGCCAAACTTGCAGGCCTATCCCCTTTAATTATTGGTTTAACCATCGTATCACTCGGCACTTCAGCGCCAGAAGTCATGGTCTCGCTTAGCGCAGCTTTAAGAGGTGCCGGCGACCTTGCTGTTGGCAACGCATTAGGTTCTAACCTAGCCAATATCGGCATGGTACTCGGCGCCACGGCGTTAATTGCTCGCCTACCCATACAAAAACACCTACTCACCTGCGAGCTGCCAGTACTTTTATTAGTGACCGCAGCGGCGGGGTTTGTCTTATACGATGCCAAACTCACTTGGGTCGACGGTGTTATTCTCGCAGGGCTGCTGATTCCAGTAATGCTTTTTATTATTCGGGCCAAAACCCGCGACCTAACGCCAGGCGAAGTTGTTGCCGAGGAAGAAGAAATCCCCGACATGTCAAAAGGCCAAGCTTGGTTATGGTTTGTCATTGGCCTTGCCGTTTTAATTGGTAGCGCCGAGCTTCTTGTATTCGGCGCCGAAACCACCGCACTCGCATTTGGCGTAAGCCCACTAATTGTTGGGCTAACCGTTATTGCTATTGGTACAAGCCTGCCAGAATTAGCCGCATCAGTTATGAGCGCCCTTAAAGGCCATCACGATATTGCACTGGGTAATATCATTGGCTCCAATATTTTTAATTTATTAGCAGTCATGGCGGTGCCTGGGCTTATTCAAACAACTCAAATAGACCCTGCTGCATTTTCGCGCGACTATGCCAGCATGGCAGGGCTAACGTTGTTATTAGCACTAGGAATGGCAGCCGCCTTTTTGTTTAGGGCAGATAAAAGCAAGGCCGGTATCGGCTGGCCATTTGGCCTTTCCATGCTAGGCCTTTATGCTGGTTACTATGTAATACTGTATCAAACGACGGCGCAGTAA
- a CDS encoding MlaC/ttg2D family ABC transporter substrate-binding protein: MAAVCRSLVVLVASLWGTLVFAEATPKPAAEQALTAHEVVAAVTDETVAFINSRKDLLKKDPDAYYSKVSALLEPVVAFEYIAKVVMANHYKGASEAQRERFAVVFKTTMVETFAKGMANYSDFDIAVIPPEKKTDGQRKVEVIQEVKSKDGTHVVSYTMAQSKSGEWKLINVVLNGINLGKSFRDQFAQAMRQYNNDVDKVIAGWGQSSS, from the coding sequence ATGGCGGCTGTATGTCGGTCTTTGGTGGTTTTGGTGGCGAGTTTGTGGGGGACATTGGTTTTTGCGGAGGCGACTCCTAAACCGGCTGCCGAGCAAGCGCTTACAGCACATGAGGTTGTTGCGGCGGTGACTGATGAAACGGTTGCGTTTATCAATAGTCGTAAAGATTTACTCAAAAAAGATCCCGATGCGTACTATAGCAAAGTGTCGGCTTTGCTCGAGCCGGTTGTTGCCTTTGAATATATTGCCAAGGTGGTGATGGCTAATCACTATAAAGGTGCAAGCGAAGCTCAGCGAGAGCGCTTTGCCGTTGTCTTTAAAACAACAATGGTTGAAACCTTTGCTAAGGGCATGGCGAACTATTCCGATTTTGATATTGCCGTTATTCCCCCCGAGAAAAAAACCGATGGTCAGCGTAAGGTTGAAGTAATTCAAGAGGTCAAGAGTAAAGATGGCACCCATGTGGTTTCTTACACAATGGCGCAAAGCAAGAGCGGCGAGTGGAAGCTAATCAACGTAGTACTCAATGGTATTAACTTAGGTAAAAGCTTTCGTGACCAGTTTGCGCAAGCGATGCGACAGTACAATAACGATGTTGATAAAGTGATCGCCGGCTGGGGGCAATCGTCGAGTTAA
- a CDS encoding BolA family protein translates to MQVENVKALIDQAIAGCDVEVTIDGSHVHLIVVSKAFEGLNAVKRQQLVYGALNDVIASGEIHAVHMKTYTPAERPSQA, encoded by the coding sequence ATGCAAGTTGAAAATGTAAAGGCGCTAATTGATCAAGCGATTGCCGGCTGTGATGTTGAGGTGACAATTGACGGGAGCCACGTGCACTTGATAGTCGTCAGTAAGGCGTTTGAAGGCTTGAATGCTGTTAAGCGACAACAGCTGGTATACGGCGCTTTGAACGATGTTATTGCGAGCGGCGAAATACACGCTGTACACATGAAAACCTATACACCCGCCGAGCGGCCTTCTCAAGCATAG
- the murA gene encoding UDP-N-acetylglucosamine 1-carboxyvinyltransferase — protein MDKLLITGGGSLSGEIRISGSKNAALPIMAATLLADTPVHLFNLPHLNDITTMLALLRCMGVGITITERMTVEIDISTMTEYEAPYDLVRTMRASILVLGPMLARFGKADVSFPGGCAIGSRPVDIHLKGLEAMGATIEVDGGYIRARAPEGLKGAHIFMDVVTVGGTENLLMAATLAKGKTVLENAAREPEIVDLANFLVAMGAKIEGIGSDRLTVYGVERLEGCSYSVMPDRIETGTYLVAAAATRGRIRLRDTQANILDAVLMKLEEAGAHITSGDDWIELDMKGQRPKAVSLKTAPYPAFPTDMQSQFTAMNAVAEGTGTVVETIFENRLIQVHELNRMGADITLEGNTCIIRGVERLKAAPVMASDLRASASLVIAGLVADGDTLVDRIYHIDRGYECIEEKIQALGGTIRRVVEG, from the coding sequence ATGGATAAATTATTAATTACCGGAGGCGGCAGCCTCAGCGGTGAAATTCGCATTTCTGGCTCTAAAAATGCTGCACTGCCCATTATGGCAGCGACATTGCTGGCCGATACGCCAGTGCATTTGTTTAACCTTCCGCACTTAAACGATATCACCACAATGTTGGCGTTACTGCGTTGTATGGGCGTGGGTATTACGATTACCGAACGCATGACGGTCGAGATTGATATTAGCACCATGACAGAATATGAAGCACCGTATGATTTAGTGCGTACGATGCGGGCCTCTATTTTGGTACTTGGCCCTATGCTTGCCCGCTTTGGCAAGGCTGATGTTTCTTTCCCTGGCGGCTGTGCCATTGGAAGCCGCCCTGTTGATATCCACCTGAAAGGGCTGGAGGCAATGGGCGCCACAATTGAGGTAGACGGCGGTTATATTCGTGCTCGTGCGCCAGAGGGCCTTAAAGGTGCGCATATTTTTATGGATGTTGTGACAGTCGGCGGTACAGAAAACTTGCTGATGGCGGCTACTTTGGCAAAAGGTAAAACCGTTCTTGAAAATGCCGCTCGCGAGCCAGAGATTGTTGATCTTGCGAACTTTTTGGTGGCTATGGGAGCAAAAATTGAAGGCATAGGTTCTGACCGCTTAACGGTATACGGTGTTGAGCGCTTAGAAGGTTGCAGCTACTCAGTAATGCCAGACCGCATTGAGACAGGGACATACCTTGTTGCGGCTGCCGCGACGCGAGGCCGTATCAGGTTGCGTGATACGCAAGCAAATATTCTTGATGCTGTGCTGATGAAGCTAGAAGAAGCCGGTGCACATATTACTTCGGGCGACGATTGGATTGAGTTGGATATGAAGGGGCAGCGGCCAAAGGCGGTTAGTTTAAAAACCGCCCCTTACCCTGCGTTTCCTACAGATATGCAATCGCAGTTTACCGCGATGAATGCCGTTGCAGAGGGTACCGGCACGGTGGTTGAAACCATTTTTGAAAATCGCTTGATTCAGGTGCATGAATTAAACCGAATGGGAGCCGATATCACGCTAGAAGGTAATACCTGCATTATTCGTGGGGTCGAGCGTTTGAAGGCTGCGCCGGTTATGGCTAGCGACTTGCGTGCGTCCGCAAGCTTAGTTATTGCAGGTTTGGTTGCTGATGGCGACACTCTAGTTGACCGGATCTACCATATCGATCGCGGTTATGAATGTATCGAAGAGAAAATACAAGCGCTCGGCGGTACTATTCGTCGCGTGGTAGAAGGCTAG